The Sphingomonas sp. KR3-1 genome contains a region encoding:
- a CDS encoding UdgX family uracil-DNA binding protein (This protein belongs to the uracil DNA glycosylase superfamily, members of which act in excision repair of DNA. However, it belongs more specifically to UdgX branch, whose founding member was found to bind uracil in DNA (where it does not belong), without cleaving it, appears to promote DNA repair by a pathway involving RecA, rather than base excision.): MRVVTLAAEDDFPGWREAARGLAQASVPASEILWQVGEAPVDLFADEAVMPPAAPRALKVPRAFLDLAETAILHSDPERFALLYALLAGDPHRVADQADPLVRRLEAMAREVRRDIHKMRAFVRFREVQDALPFPGTGEPNTRYVAWFEPEHHIVRANARFFVDRFANMRWSILTPALSLHWDTEMLSEGPGATRADAPGEDPVEDIWKTYYASIFNPARLKTGAMLKEMPRKYWKNMPETALVKELVAGARQRETAMVASAPRVTPGSNIEGAWQALREEAEHCTRCDLYKHATQTVFGEGPVDARMMIMGEQPGDQEDLAGRPFVGPAGEMFDRAMAAAKLDRASVYVTNAVKHFKFEPRGKRRIHSKPDAGEISACRWWYEQERLLIKPEMTVALGATAARQMLGKAVTITATRGRPIELEGGGRGWVTIHPSFLLRMPDKSKAEDEFAAFVEDLKGAAKALS, from the coding sequence GTGCGCGTAGTCACATTGGCGGCAGAAGACGATTTCCCGGGCTGGCGCGAAGCCGCCCGCGGGCTCGCCCAGGCCAGCGTTCCCGCATCGGAAATCCTCTGGCAGGTCGGCGAAGCGCCCGTGGACCTGTTCGCCGACGAAGCCGTCATGCCGCCAGCAGCCCCGCGCGCGCTCAAGGTGCCGCGCGCCTTTCTCGACCTCGCCGAAACCGCGATCCTCCACAGCGATCCCGAGCGCTTCGCCCTGCTCTACGCGCTGCTCGCCGGCGACCCGCACCGCGTCGCCGACCAGGCCGACCCGCTCGTCCGGCGCCTGGAAGCGATGGCCCGCGAGGTCCGCCGCGACATCCACAAGATGCGCGCCTTTGTCCGCTTCCGCGAAGTCCAGGACGCGCTGCCCTTCCCCGGCACCGGCGAGCCGAACACGCGCTACGTCGCCTGGTTCGAGCCCGAGCATCACATCGTCCGCGCCAATGCCCGCTTCTTCGTCGATCGCTTCGCCAATATGCGCTGGTCGATCCTCACCCCCGCGCTCTCGCTCCACTGGGACACCGAGATGCTGTCCGAAGGCCCTGGCGCGACCAGGGCGGATGCGCCCGGCGAGGATCCGGTCGAGGATATCTGGAAGACCTATTACGCCTCGATCTTCAACCCGGCCCGCCTCAAGACCGGCGCGATGCTCAAGGAGATGCCGCGCAAATATTGGAAAAACATGCCCGAGACCGCGTTGGTGAAGGAACTGGTCGCCGGCGCGCGCCAGCGGGAGACGGCAATGGTGGCAAGCGCACCCCGGGTCACGCCTGGTAGCAACATCGAGGGTGCGTGGCAGGCGCTGCGCGAAGAGGCGGAGCACTGCACCCGCTGCGACCTCTACAAGCACGCGACGCAAACCGTGTTCGGCGAGGGCCCGGTCGACGCGCGGATGATGATCATGGGCGAGCAGCCCGGCGACCAGGAGGACCTAGCCGGCCGTCCATTCGTCGGCCCGGCGGGCGAGATGTTCGATCGCGCGATGGCGGCGGCGAAGCTGGATCGCGCCAGCGTCTACGTCACCAATGCCGTGAAGCATTTCAAGTTCGAGCCGCGCGGCAAGCGCCGCATCCATTCCAAGCCCGATGCGGGCGAGATCAGTGCCTGCCGCTGGTGGTACGAGCAGGAACGGTTGCTGATCAAGCCCGAGATGACGGTGGCGCTGGGCGCCACTGCGGCGCGCCAGATGCTCGGCAAGGCGGTGACGATCACCGCCACCCGCGGCCGCCCGATCGAGCTGGAGGGTGGCGGGCGCGGCTGGGTGACGATCCACCCGAGCTTCCTGCTGCGCATGCCGGACAAGTCCAAGGCCGAGGATGAATTCGCGGCGTTCGTCGAGGACCTGAAGGGCGCGGCGAAGGCGCTTTCCTGA
- a CDS encoding putative DNA modification/repair radical SAM protein, whose translation MSQLDLRAKLAILADAAKYDASCASSGTAKRNSAGGKGLGSTEGMGICHAYAPDGRCISLLKILLTNSCVFDCHYCINRKSSNVRRARFTPEEVVDLTLNFYRRNYIEGLFLSSGIIRSSNYTMEQIVRVARLLREVHDFRGYIHLKTIPDADPELVHQAGLYADRVSINVELPTVAGLTRLAPEKSAPRIEGAMQDVRAAIDDGTDAGKRYKSAPKFAPAGQSTQMIVGADAATDGDIITRAAGLYSRFQLRRVYYSAFSPIPDASAVLPLQRPPLMREHRLYQSDWLMRFYDYKPGEVAEAADPATGMLPLDIDPKLAWALKFRDRFPVDVNRAPREALLRVPGLGVKAVDAILATRRWRRLRLADVARLTASIAKVRPFLVAEDWKPVALSDRADLRALVAPKREQLELFAA comes from the coding sequence ATGTCGCAGCTCGATCTCCGCGCCAAGCTCGCCATCCTCGCCGATGCCGCGAAATATGATGCCAGTTGCGCCTCATCGGGCACCGCCAAGCGCAACTCGGCTGGGGGCAAGGGGCTCGGCTCCACCGAGGGTATGGGCATCTGCCACGCCTATGCGCCCGACGGCCGTTGCATCTCGCTTCTCAAGATCCTGCTGACCAACAGCTGCGTGTTCGATTGCCATTATTGCATCAACCGCAAAAGCTCGAACGTCCGTCGCGCACGTTTCACGCCCGAGGAAGTCGTCGATCTCACGCTCAATTTCTATCGGCGCAATTATATCGAGGGGCTGTTCCTTTCCTCGGGGATCATCCGCTCGTCCAACTATACGATGGAGCAGATCGTCCGCGTGGCGCGGCTGCTGCGCGAGGTGCATGATTTCCGCGGCTATATTCACCTCAAGACGATCCCCGATGCCGATCCCGAGCTGGTGCACCAGGCCGGGCTCTACGCCGACCGCGTCTCGATCAATGTCGAGCTGCCCACCGTGGCGGGCCTCACCCGCCTCGCGCCCGAGAAGTCGGCACCGCGGATCGAAGGCGCGATGCAGGACGTCCGCGCCGCGATCGACGACGGCACCGATGCGGGCAAGCGCTACAAATCCGCGCCGAAATTCGCGCCCGCCGGTCAGTCGACCCAGATGATCGTCGGCGCCGATGCCGCCACAGACGGCGACATCATCACCCGCGCCGCCGGGCTCTATTCGCGCTTCCAGCTGCGCCGCGTCTATTATTCGGCGTTCAGCCCGATCCCCGATGCCAGCGCCGTGCTCCCCTTGCAGCGCCCGCCGCTGATGCGCGAGCACCGGCTCTACCAGTCCGACTGGCTGATGCGCTTCTACGATTACAAGCCGGGCGAAGTGGCCGAGGCTGCCGATCCCGCCACCGGCATGCTCCCGCTCGACATCGATCCCAAGCTTGCCTGGGCTCTGAAGTTCCGCGACCGCTTCCCGGTCGACGTCAACCGCGCCCCGCGCGAGGCGCTGCTGCGCGTTCCCGGGCTCGGCGTGAAGGCAGTCGATGCGATCCTCGCCACGCGCCGCTGGCGCCGGCTCCGCCTTGCCGATGTCGCCCGGCTGACCGCGTCGATCGCCAAGGTCCGTCCTTTCCTGGTCGCCGAGGACTGGAAGCCCGTGGCGCTGTCCGACCGCGCCGATCTGCGCGCGCTGGTGGCGCCGAAACGCGAGCAGCTCGAACTATTCGCCGCCTGA
- a CDS encoding parallel beta-helix domain-containing protein produces the protein MLRNLAFAALFVAAPALAKDLVVEAGPKAQERLQSALLDARPGDTVRIGAGRFELTDGLSLDVNGVTVRGAGPGSTVLSFKGQLGAGEGLLVTSDDVVLRDFAVEDSKGDGIKSKGADRIVYKNVRVEWTGGPKATNGAYGVYPVESEDVLIDGVTVIGASDAGIYVGQSSRIIVRNSVAKYNVAGIEIENSGYAEVHGNQVSHNTGGILVFDLPALPRRGAGRVAVWGNSVVDNDTPNFAPKGNIVASVPTGTGVLIMAQDMVQVGNNMLSGNGTANIMVVAYRQPFDDKGYDPIPHDIYISVNKHGRAGFAPAMPGGPLLAAAMGGAIPPILWDGTGGSEVRLVVNDNVPVLGLGLALGASLETARPAEVKLSGPIAAPLAPIALPPAMEAAAR, from the coding sequence ATGCTTCGAAACCTTGCGTTCGCCGCGCTGTTCGTCGCGGCGCCTGCTCTGGCGAAGGACTTGGTCGTCGAAGCCGGCCCCAAGGCCCAGGAGCGCCTCCAGTCCGCGCTGCTCGACGCCAGGCCGGGCGACACCGTCCGCATCGGCGCCGGCCGCTTCGAGCTGACCGACGGCCTCAGCCTCGACGTGAACGGGGTGACAGTGCGCGGCGCCGGCCCAGGCAGCACCGTGCTCAGCTTCAAGGGCCAGCTCGGCGCGGGCGAGGGGCTGCTGGTCACCTCCGACGACGTGGTGCTGCGCGACTTCGCCGTGGAGGATTCGAAGGGCGACGGCATCAAGTCCAAGGGCGCCGATCGCATCGTCTACAAGAATGTCCGCGTCGAATGGACCGGCGGCCCCAAGGCGACCAATGGCGCGTACGGCGTCTATCCGGTCGAGAGCGAGGACGTGCTGATCGACGGCGTCACCGTGATCGGCGCGTCGGATGCGGGCATCTATGTCGGCCAGTCGAGCCGGATCATCGTCCGCAACTCGGTCGCCAAATACAATGTCGCCGGCATCGAGATCGAGAATAGCGGCTATGCCGAGGTCCATGGCAATCAGGTCTCGCACAACACCGGGGGTATCCTGGTGTTCGACCTGCCGGCGCTGCCCCGGCGCGGCGCGGGGCGTGTCGCGGTCTGGGGCAATAGCGTGGTTGACAACGACACCCCCAATTTTGCGCCCAAGGGCAATATCGTCGCCAGCGTACCCACCGGAACCGGCGTGCTGATCATGGCGCAAGACATGGTCCAGGTCGGCAACAATATGCTGTCGGGCAACGGCACCGCCAACATCATGGTCGTCGCCTACCGACAGCCCTTCGACGACAAGGGCTACGACCCGATTCCGCACGACATATATATTTCGGTGAACAAGCACGGCCGCGCCGGCTTTGCGCCCGCCATGCCCGGCGGGCCGCTGCTCGCCGCCGCGATGGGCGGCGCGATCCCGCCGATCCTGTGGGACGGCACCGGCGGCAGCGAAGTGCGGCTGGTGGTCAACGACAATGTGCCTGTCCTCGGGCTCGGCCTCGCGCTCGGCGCCTCGCTCGAAACCGCCAGGCCGGCCGAGGTCAAGCTCTCCGGCCCGATCGCGGCGCCGCTTGCCCCGATCGCGCTGCCGCCCGCGATGGAGGCCGCCGCGCGATGA
- a CDS encoding SO2930 family diheme c-type cytochrome, with amino-acid sequence MKALFGAAALFAAALLGRPVGVNDAAITADGYPAHLSDYAFFTDLASRAPAQRLFRYDLETPLFSDYAEKERYLYLPAGTRARYDPDKALDLPIGAALIKTFGYRVDGAFKPLETRVLLHRAGGWTPIPYVWNAAGTDADIRRAGTRIPVTFTDPAGERHAISYAVPNQNQCKDCHGLAGQVTPIGIKARYLNHGGQLEKMLAAGMLDRLPVDAPRVARWDDHAAPLDGRARAWLEINCAHCHNPQGAASNSGLFLDLARTDPEQRGLFKRPTAAGRGAGTRDFDIVPGDPDASILLYRLQSTDPGIAMPELGRATVHKEGVALVRAWIAGMPKSGAKR; translated from the coding sequence ATGAAGGCATTGTTCGGCGCGGCTGCCCTGTTCGCCGCCGCGCTGCTCGGCCGCCCAGTCGGCGTCAACGACGCGGCGATCACGGCCGATGGCTACCCCGCGCACCTTTCCGACTACGCCTTCTTCACCGACCTCGCGTCCCGCGCGCCGGCCCAGCGCCTGTTCCGCTACGATCTCGAGACCCCGCTCTTCTCCGACTATGCCGAGAAGGAGCGCTATCTCTACCTCCCCGCCGGCACTCGGGCGCGCTACGATCCCGACAAGGCGCTCGATCTCCCGATCGGCGCGGCGCTGATCAAGACCTTCGGCTACCGGGTGGACGGCGCCTTCAAGCCGCTCGAGACGCGCGTCCTCCTCCACCGCGCTGGCGGCTGGACCCCGATCCCCTATGTCTGGAACGCCGCCGGCACCGACGCCGACATCCGCCGCGCCGGCACCCGCATCCCGGTGACCTTCACCGATCCCGCGGGCGAGCGGCACGCGATCAGCTATGCCGTGCCCAACCAGAACCAGTGCAAGGACTGCCACGGCCTTGCCGGGCAGGTCACCCCGATCGGCATCAAGGCGCGCTATCTCAACCATGGTGGCCAGCTCGAGAAGATGCTGGCGGCCGGCATGCTCGATCGCCTGCCCGTCGACGCGCCCCGCGTCGCCCGCTGGGACGACCACGCCGCCCCGCTCGACGGCCGTGCCCGCGCCTGGCTCGAGATCAACTGCGCGCATTGCCACAACCCGCAGGGTGCCGCGTCCAACTCCGGCCTGTTCCTCGATCTCGCCCGCACCGATCCCGAGCAGCGCGGGCTGTTCAAGCGTCCCACCGCCGCCGGCCGCGGCGCTGGCACCCGCGACTTCGACATCGTCCCCGGCGATCCCGATGCCTCGATCCTGCTCTACCGGCTGCAATCGACCGATCCCGGCATCGCCATGCCCGAGCTCGGCCGCGCCACCGTCCACAAGGAGGGCGTGGCACTGGTCCGCGCGTGGATCGCGGGGATGCCGAAATCCGGCGCGAAACGTTAG
- a CDS encoding S41 family peptidase, translating to MLRSFLQVTAAVGALALVPIASGAMASVDTSSFKELDTFMEVYSQVKANYVDKVDDATLMKGAIQGMLAALDPHSSFADGLDFDNLKIQTDGNYGGLGLTVTQEDGAVKVIAPTEDTPAARAGMKSGDFITHIDGKFIVGGSLDEAIESMRGKPGTKVTLTVVRPGADKPLTFTMTREVIVQKPVKWDVKDGVGIININTFTAQTGADTAKAIAEIDKKLGHKPLGYIVDLRENGGGLLSQAIEVSDVFLSHGEIVSQRGREKTDIERWYADVNEPGMTSIPGDLAKGLPVVVLIDAGTASASEIVAGALQDHHRALVMGVRSFGKGSVQSILPMGPRAALRLTTARYYTPSGRSVQEGGIKPDLLVPQLTDPDYKSRPAIREADLRAHLINNDKVDDSVLEDDARTDPRFAKTAEQLKKEGVDDFQLSYAVQSIARLGPKTQVAATKSK from the coding sequence ATGCTTCGTTCGTTCCTTCAGGTCACCGCCGCCGTCGGCGCGCTGGCGCTCGTCCCTATCGCCTCGGGCGCCATGGCGAGCGTCGATACTTCGAGCTTCAAGGAGCTCGACACCTTCATGGAAGTCTACAGCCAGGTGAAGGCGAACTACGTCGACAAGGTCGACGACGCCACGCTGATGAAGGGCGCGATCCAGGGCATGCTCGCCGCGCTCGATCCGCATTCGAGCTTCGCCGACGGGCTCGATTTCGACAATCTCAAGATCCAGACCGACGGCAATTACGGCGGCCTCGGCCTGACGGTCACCCAGGAAGACGGCGCCGTGAAGGTCATCGCGCCGACCGAGGACACCCCGGCCGCGCGCGCGGGCATGAAGTCGGGCGACTTCATCACCCATATCGACGGCAAGTTCATCGTCGGCGGCAGCCTCGACGAGGCGATCGAATCGATGCGCGGCAAGCCCGGCACCAAGGTGACGCTCACCGTGGTCCGCCCCGGAGCCGACAAGCCGCTCACCTTCACGATGACGCGCGAAGTGATCGTCCAGAAGCCGGTGAAGTGGGACGTCAAGGACGGCGTCGGCATCATCAACATCAACACCTTCACTGCGCAGACCGGCGCCGACACCGCCAAGGCCATCGCCGAGATCGACAAGAAGCTCGGCCACAAGCCGCTCGGCTATATCGTCGATCTGCGCGAGAATGGCGGCGGGCTGCTCAGCCAGGCGATCGAAGTGTCCGACGTGTTCCTGTCGCACGGCGAGATCGTCTCGCAGCGCGGCCGCGAGAAGACCGATATCGAGCGCTGGTATGCCGATGTGAACGAGCCCGGCATGACCTCGATCCCCGGCGATCTCGCCAAGGGGCTCCCCGTGGTCGTGCTGATCGACGCGGGCACCGCCTCGGCCTCGGAGATCGTCGCCGGCGCGCTCCAGGATCATCACCGCGCGCTCGTCATGGGCGTGCGCAGCTTCGGCAAGGGCTCGGTCCAGTCGATCCTGCCGATGGGCCCGCGCGCCGCGCTGCGCCTCACCACCGCGCGCTACTACACGCCCTCGGGCCGCTCGGTGCAGGAAGGCGGGATCAAGCCCGATCTGCTCGTGCCGCAGCTCACCGATCCCGACTATAAGAGCCGCCCGGCGATCCGCGAGGCCGATCTGCGCGCGCATCTGATCAACAACGACAAGGTCGATGATTCGGTGCTCGAGGACGACGCCCGCACCGATCCGCGCTTCGCCAAGACCGCCGAGCAGCTCAAGAAGGAGGGCGTTGACGACTTCCAGCTGAGCTACGCCGTCCAGAGCATCGCGCGCCTCGGGCCCAAGACCCAGGTCGCCGCGACGAAGAGCAAGTAA
- a CDS encoding disulfide bond formation protein B produces MQADGLRIARWIALLLPLALVGGAHLSEHFGLVPCEMCWWQRYPHYVAILFALLSFVVPGKPLRMTFVLLAGAAVAVSGGIGVFHAGVEYHWWQGITACTAQVHGSNPMDMLTDALRRPLIRCDVPQWTLFGISLAGFNAIISLTGAAVIFALSVRKARR; encoded by the coding sequence ATGCAGGCTGACGGGCTCCGCATCGCGCGCTGGATCGCGCTCCTCCTCCCGCTCGCGCTGGTCGGCGGCGCGCACCTGTCCGAGCATTTCGGGCTGGTGCCGTGCGAGATGTGCTGGTGGCAGCGCTATCCGCACTATGTCGCGATCCTGTTCGCGCTGCTGTCCTTCGTCGTGCCGGGCAAGCCGTTGCGGATGACCTTCGTGCTGCTCGCCGGCGCCGCCGTGGCGGTGAGCGGCGGCATCGGCGTGTTCCATGCCGGCGTCGAATATCATTGGTGGCAGGGCATCACTGCCTGCACTGCCCAGGTCCATGGCAGCAACCCGATGGACATGCTGACCGATGCGCTGCGCCGTCCGCTGATTCGCTGCGACGTGCCGCAATGGACGCTGTTCGGGATCAGCCTGGCCGGCTTCAACGCGATTATCTCGCTCACCGGCGCGGCGGTCATCTTCGCGCTCTCGGTTCGGAAGGCCCGGCGATGA
- a CDS encoding hemerythrin domain-containing protein, with product MADSRIFADLIADHDRQRVLLERVGETSGDSEERRTLFEQLRLELQAHAAAEEEALYATMLADPELREDARHSVSEHKEVDDYLGELMDTEMSSPGWLVKFKEMRHRYLHHIDEEEEEMFPTAAKHLSAAQEEALGKLFEKRKPRELARAEANPPGDGRE from the coding sequence ATGGCCGATTCCCGCATCTTCGCCGATCTCATCGCCGATCACGACCGTCAGCGCGTGCTGCTGGAGCGCGTGGGCGAGACGTCGGGTGACAGCGAGGAGCGCCGCACATTGTTCGAGCAGCTCCGCCTCGAGCTCCAGGCGCATGCCGCGGCCGAGGAGGAAGCGCTCTACGCGACGATGCTCGCCGATCCCGAGCTGCGCGAGGACGCGCGTCACTCGGTCTCCGAGCACAAGGAAGTCGATGACTATCTCGGCGAGCTGATGGACACCGAGATGTCGTCGCCGGGCTGGCTGGTGAAGTTCAAGGAGATGCGCCACCGCTATCTCCACCATATCGACGAGGAAGAGGAAGAGATGTTCCCCACCGCGGCGAAGCATCTCTCCGCGGCGCAGGAAGAAGCGCTCGGCAAGCTGTTTGAGAAGCGCAAGCCCAGGGAACTGGCGCGTGCCGAGGCCAATCCTCCCGGCGATGGCCGCGAGTAA
- a CDS encoding glycosyltransferase 87 family protein, with amino-acid sequence MRWKLDRQLRALLIALAITSLLGFGFKQHCMPGGWTQSEQYTTGCYSDAVPFWTTREVDKGKIPYLQTPIEYPVLTGTAIWIEGAATHLLFGRWANDAKFLGVVTAVNIALAFLVLGMLWRAGLDRRRLWWWAASPPLILYLGHNWDMIAVTLAVAATLLARENRLVRAAAAAGLGVAAKLFPIVLLPLLGLSALFETGKSGFERVRRAALVTLAAIGAWAVVNLPVALLAPDNWAQFYLFSQSRSGTAAASWDVLGNLGVLALGTPEKNLYATLAFAIGGAAIVALGWRRHRARLWLLFTPLLAWFLLTNKVYSPQFDLWLWPLLVITAPRLWPVALFAVTSVWAYFAEFWFFAAMDGAWPAASTTDIACAAIVRAIVMLWIIADCVFRQPPEWVGRWPVRD; translated from the coding sequence ATGCGGTGGAAGTTGGACCGGCAATTGAGGGCGCTGTTGATCGCGCTGGCGATCACCTCGCTGCTCGGCTTCGGCTTCAAGCAGCATTGCATGCCCGGCGGCTGGACCCAGTCCGAGCAATATACCACCGGCTGCTACAGCGACGCGGTGCCGTTCTGGACGACGCGCGAAGTCGACAAGGGCAAGATCCCCTATCTGCAGACGCCGATCGAATATCCGGTGCTGACCGGCACGGCGATCTGGATCGAGGGCGCGGCGACGCACCTGCTCTTCGGCAGATGGGCGAACGACGCCAAGTTCCTGGGCGTGGTGACCGCGGTGAACATCGCGCTCGCCTTCTTGGTGCTGGGGATGCTGTGGCGCGCGGGACTGGACCGCCGGCGGCTCTGGTGGTGGGCGGCGTCACCGCCGCTGATACTCTATCTCGGGCACAACTGGGACATGATCGCCGTCACGCTGGCGGTGGCGGCGACGCTGCTGGCGCGCGAGAACCGGCTGGTCCGCGCCGCCGCCGCGGCCGGACTGGGCGTGGCGGCCAAGCTGTTCCCGATCGTGCTGCTGCCGCTGCTCGGGCTCTCGGCGCTGTTCGAGACGGGCAAGAGCGGGTTCGAGCGCGTGCGCCGCGCCGCGCTGGTGACGCTCGCCGCTATCGGCGCCTGGGCGGTGGTGAACCTGCCGGTCGCACTACTCGCGCCGGACAACTGGGCGCAATTCTACCTGTTCTCGCAATCGCGCAGCGGCACCGCGGCGGCAAGCTGGGACGTGCTTGGCAACCTGGGGGTGCTGGCGCTGGGGACGCCGGAGAAGAACCTCTACGCGACGCTTGCCTTCGCGATCGGCGGGGCGGCGATCGTGGCGCTCGGCTGGCGGCGGCACCGCGCCCGGCTGTGGCTGCTCTTCACGCCGCTGCTCGCCTGGTTCCTGCTGACCAACAAGGTCTATTCGCCGCAATTCGACCTGTGGCTGTGGCCGCTGCTGGTGATCACCGCGCCGCGGCTATGGCCGGTGGCGCTGTTCGCAGTGACGAGCGTGTGGGCCTATTTCGCCGAATTCTGGTTCTTCGCCGCGATGGACGGGGCCTGGCCGGCCGCGAGCACCACCGACATCGCCTGCGCCGCGATCGTGCGCGCGATCGTGATGCTCTGGATCATCGCGGACTGCGTCTTCCGCCAGCCGCCAGAATGGGTGGGGCGCTGGCCGGTGCGGGACTGA
- a CDS encoding peptidoglycan DD-metalloendopeptidase family protein: MLRPLILGASLLAILATGSLAAAQAPSLSEQQGRLRDATAQSNAAQARSAALERQAAAERDQARQARAQEAAAAERIKAAEADIAAARARISIVDRQLAEQRTRVAERQGPILRLIAALQSMARRPAVLGLVQPGSTADMVHVRAVLGTVMPVVEARTRDVRAELGRVRQLRAQALAAVDSFREARGRIENERVALVKLEADHRARSRELASSALVESDRAIALGEHAREIVDQMETAGEAAQIQAGLEALPGPLPRPGSAGPTTHRGGAPYILPIAGAVVTGMGELSATGVRARGITLACAANAVAVAPAPGRILFAGPFRDYGGVVIIDHGNGWTSSITGLGGIAVRVGAQVAQGMRIGRAPAGEAPHVTIELRRRGEPMDLARLLG; this comes from the coding sequence ATGCTCCGCCCGCTGATTCTCGGCGCCAGTCTGCTGGCGATCCTCGCCACCGGCAGCCTTGCCGCGGCACAGGCGCCGAGCCTGTCCGAGCAGCAGGGCCGGCTGCGCGACGCTACCGCCCAGTCCAACGCCGCCCAGGCGCGCAGCGCCGCGCTCGAGCGCCAGGCCGCGGCAGAGCGCGACCAGGCGCGCCAGGCCCGCGCCCAGGAAGCCGCCGCCGCCGAGCGGATCAAGGCGGCCGAGGCCGATATCGCCGCCGCCCGTGCGCGCATCTCGATCGTCGATCGCCAGCTCGCCGAGCAGCGCACCCGAGTCGCTGAGCGCCAGGGGCCGATCCTCCGCCTGATCGCCGCGCTCCAGTCGATGGCTCGCCGCCCGGCGGTGCTCGGCCTCGTCCAGCCCGGCTCGACCGCCGACATGGTCCATGTCCGCGCCGTGCTCGGCACGGTGATGCCCGTGGTCGAGGCGCGCACCCGCGACGTCCGCGCCGAGCTTGGCCGGGTCCGCCAGCTCCGCGCCCAGGCGCTCGCCGCCGTAGACAGCTTCCGCGAGGCGCGCGGCCGGATCGAGAATGAGCGCGTCGCCCTGGTCAAGCTCGAGGCCGATCACCGCGCCCGTTCGCGCGAGCTGGCGTCGAGCGCGCTGGTCGAATCGGACCGCGCGATCGCGCTCGGCGAGCATGCCCGCGAGATCGTCGACCAGATGGAGACCGCCGGCGAGGCCGCACAGATCCAGGCCGGGCTCGAGGCGCTTCCCGGCCCGCTGCCGCGCCCCGGCAGCGCCGGTCCCACCACGCATCGCGGCGGCGCGCCCTATATCCTGCCGATCGCCGGCGCGGTCGTCACCGGCATGGGCGAGCTTTCCGCCACCGGGGTGCGCGCCCGCGGCATCACGCTCGCCTGCGCCGCCAATGCCGTCGCCGTCGCCCCCGCGCCTGGCCGCATCCTCTTCGCCGGGCCGTTCCGCGACTATGGCGGGGTGGTGATCATCGATCACGGCAATGGCTGGACCAGCTCGATCACCGGGCTGGGCGGCATCGCGGTCCGTGTCGGGGCGCAGGTCGCCCAGGGCATGCGCATCGGCCGCGCCCCTGCCGGCGAGGCCCCGCACGTCACCATAGAGCTGCGCCGCCGCGGCGAACCGATGGACCTCGCGCGCCTGCTGGGATGA
- a CDS encoding demethoxyubiquinone hydroxylase family protein, producing MSWKPGDRREGTSSMVRVDQAGEYGATRIYAGQLAVMGDRTPAARMIAGMASQEERHRAFFDAMIARRGVRPTALQPFWDVAGFALGAVTAAIGPEAAMACTAAIETEIDLHYQQQLEELGAGDPELAEAVAKFRDEELEHRDTALAHGAENAPAYPVLSGLIRMGCRAAIAVSKRI from the coding sequence ATGAGCTGGAAGCCCGGCGATCGGCGCGAGGGCACCAGCTCGATGGTCCGCGTCGATCAGGCGGGCGAATATGGCGCGACGCGCATCTATGCCGGCCAGCTCGCGGTGATGGGCGATCGCACGCCCGCCGCGCGGATGATCGCCGGCATGGCGAGCCAGGAGGAGCGCCACCGCGCCTTTTTCGATGCGATGATCGCGCGGCGCGGCGTGCGCCCGACGGCGCTCCAGCCCTTCTGGGATGTCGCCGGCTTCGCGCTCGGCGCCGTCACCGCGGCGATCGGCCCGGAGGCGGCGATGGCCTGCACCGCCGCGATCGAGACCGAGATCGATCTCCACTACCAGCAGCAGCTCGAGGAGCTCGGCGCCGGCGACCCCGAGCTTGCCGAAGCCGTCGCCAAGTTCCGCGACGAGGAGCTCGAGCACCGCGATACCGCGCTCGCGCACGGTGCTGAAAATGCCCCGGCCTATCCGGTATTGTCTGGATTGATCCGCATGGGCTGCCGTGCTGCCATTGCGGTATCGAAACGGATATAA